A genomic region of Ignavibacteria bacterium contains the following coding sequences:
- a CDS encoding osmotically inducible protein C: MFEMEIVFSGNKKVDAIFNGQVIRTDQPIQAGGDGTAPAPFDLFLASIGTCAGIYVLGFCQARGIPTDGIKLIQKMNYNFQKRLFDKIEVEIKLPPDFPEKYKAAVINAAENCAVKKHLLNPPELIVKAV, translated from the coding sequence ATGTTTGAAATGGAAATTGTTTTTTCAGGTAACAAAAAAGTAGATGCAATTTTTAACGGGCAGGTGATTAGAACCGATCAACCTATTCAAGCTGGTGGAGATGGAACGGCTCCAGCCCCATTTGATTTATTTCTTGCCTCGATTGGAACCTGTGCTGGAATTTATGTTTTAGGATTTTGCCAGGCACGTGGTATACCGACAGATGGAATAAAACTCATTCAAAAAATGAATTATAATTTTCAAAAGAGACTTTTTGATAAAATTGAAGTTGAGATCAAGCTACCTCCCGATTTCCCCGAAAAATATAAAGCAGCTGTAATTAATGCTGCTGAAAATTGCGCTGTCAAGAAGCATCTTCTTAATCCACCAGAATTAATTGTCAAGGCAGTTTAA
- the hydA gene encoding dihydropyrimidinase produces MTILIKNGLIISPPDEFIGDVFIENDKIASVGEHIFKTADRVIDAKGKFVIPGGIDVHTHLDMPYVDDIKSRDDFYTGTVAAAFGGTTSIIDFPTQSKGEKLKDTFQKWQEKAKDKAVIDYSFHMIITDLSVLDDSDFKFLVENGITSIKIFTAYPDRLMLDDGEIFEIMKIAKKYNLLVMVHAENGIIIDKLVAFALSMGYKSPKYHALSRPPILEAEAINRVITYATLLDIPIYIVHVSSFEGMKVIMQARERKSDVLGETCPQYLYLSIDDISKGNDDDYKFVFTPPVREKWNQELLWNGLSQNVLQILSTDHCPFNLSDRMIGKDDFTKIPNGGAVIEHRLELSFKGVKQNRINLRRWVEINSTNPAKIFGMYPNKGAIKVGSDADIVIWDPEFTKTISVSNHHMNIDYSMFEGIEAAGKAEIVISKGEIIIEGDKFIGKAGNGKFIKRKSFDKQLL; encoded by the coding sequence ATGACAATACTTATTAAGAACGGATTAATTATTTCTCCGCCTGATGAATTTATCGGTGATGTGTTTATTGAAAATGATAAAATTGCTTCAGTTGGTGAGCATATTTTCAAAACAGCTGATAGAGTAATTGATGCAAAAGGAAAATTTGTAATCCCCGGCGGAATTGATGTTCATACTCATCTTGATATGCCTTATGTTGATGATATTAAATCGAGAGATGATTTTTATACTGGTACGGTTGCCGCTGCATTTGGAGGAACTACAAGTATTATTGATTTTCCTACACAATCTAAGGGTGAAAAACTTAAAGATACATTCCAAAAATGGCAGGAAAAAGCTAAAGATAAAGCAGTTATTGATTATTCTTTTCATATGATAATAACTGATCTTTCAGTTCTTGATGATTCTGATTTTAAGTTTTTGGTAGAAAATGGGATCACGAGTATTAAAATTTTTACTGCTTATCCAGATAGATTAATGTTAGATGATGGAGAAATTTTTGAAATAATGAAAATTGCAAAGAAATATAATTTGCTTGTAATGGTCCATGCAGAAAATGGAATTATAATCGATAAACTGGTAGCATTTGCTCTTTCAATGGGTTATAAGTCTCCGAAGTATCATGCACTCTCAAGACCGCCAATCCTTGAAGCCGAGGCAATTAATAGAGTAATAACTTATGCGACTTTACTCGATATTCCAATTTACATTGTTCATGTTTCTTCATTCGAAGGAATGAAAGTAATAATGCAGGCAAGGGAAAGAAAAAGTGATGTGTTGGGTGAGACTTGTCCTCAATATCTTTACCTGAGTATTGATGATATATCGAAAGGAAATGATGATGATTATAAGTTTGTTTTTACTCCGCCAGTAAGGGAAAAATGGAATCAAGAATTATTATGGAATGGATTAAGTCAGAATGTACTGCAAATATTATCAACTGATCATTGCCCATTTAATTTATCGGACAGGATGATTGGTAAAGATGATTTTACAAAAATCCCAAATGGTGGAGCTGTAATTGAACATCGCCTGGAGTTATCTTTTAAAGGTGTTAAACAAAATAGAATTAATTTAAGAAGATGGGTAGAGATCAATTCCACAAATCCAGCAAAAATTTTTGGGATGTATCCGAATAAAGGAGCTATAAAAGTTGGAAGTGATGCAGATATAGTTATCTGGGATCCAGAATTTACAAAGACAATTTCTGTTTCAAATCATCATATGAATATTGATTATTCTATGTTTGAAGGTATTGAAGCTGCAGGAAAAGCAGAAATAGTGATTTCTAAAGG